A region of Chloracidobacterium sp. DNA encodes the following proteins:
- a CDS encoding DUF420 domain-containing protein yields MDLLQIFPHLNASLNALSGVFLVSGFYFIMKRRIAQHRFCMLTASSISALFLVSYLLHHALRTYYFGLGPTKFTGEGLIRPIYFTILTSHTILAVIVAPFVVLTLHRALKGRYDSHRKIARLVFPAWLYVSVTGVIVYLLLYQLYPAR; encoded by the coding sequence ATGGACCTGCTGCAAATCTTTCCGCACCTTAACGCGTCGCTGAACGCCCTCAGCGGCGTGTTTTTGGTGTCGGGTTTTTATTTCATAATGAAACGCCGCATAGCGCAGCATCGCTTCTGCATGCTCACCGCAAGTTCTATTTCGGCATTGTTTCTGGTTTCTTATCTGCTTCATCACGCTTTACGAACCTATTATTTTGGCCTCGGCCCGACGAAATTCACGGGCGAGGGCCTCATTCGACCGATCTATTTCACCATTCTGACCTCGCACACAATTTTAGCCGTCATCGTCGCACCATTTGTCGTTCTGACGCTGCATCGAGCCCTTAAAGGTCGCTACGATTCGCACAGAAAGATCGCAAGGCTCGTTTTCCCGGCATGGTTGTATGTTTCTGTTACCGGTGTGATCGTGTATCTCCTTTTGTATCAACTATATCCGGCCAGGTAA
- a CDS encoding heme-copper oxidase subunit III, which produces MEVGTAEIINDIEEPKKRRTGLSGGPSFGSGGGNNGGGGDNSSDDAPNDTLPFNSQKPRILTFFLLLAILMTFGGLIAAYVVIATNNVAEWRPFDLPIQVWISTVIILLSSATYHLGKVAIDRNNQKVAKNWLIATTALGAAFISSQIMAWLVLTNRGLYMGGNPYAGFFYILTAVHVVHVIGGIIALGSILLNSWLPTSNEQALIKRKALAQVVGWYWHFMGGLWLVLFVLLGFWK; this is translated from the coding sequence ATGGAAGTCGGTACCGCCGAAATAATCAACGATATCGAGGAGCCAAAAAAGCGCCGTACAGGTTTGTCAGGCGGTCCGAGTTTTGGTTCTGGAGGTGGAAATAATGGAGGTGGCGGCGACAATTCAAGTGACGACGCTCCGAACGATACGCTTCCTTTCAACTCCCAAAAGCCCCGCATACTCACATTTTTCCTTCTGCTTGCGATCTTAATGACCTTTGGCGGGCTGATCGCCGCATATGTTGTAATCGCTACGAATAATGTCGCCGAATGGCGGCCATTTGATCTGCCGATACAGGTTTGGATCAGCACCGTAATTATCTTGCTAAGCAGCGCAACCTACCATCTTGGAAAGGTCGCCATTGATCGCAATAACCAGAAGGTTGCAAAAAATTGGCTGATTGCGACAACCGCACTAGGAGCCGCATTTATCTCCTCTCAAATAATGGCATGGCTCGTGCTAACCAATCGCGGCTTGTACATGGGCGGAAATCCTTACGCAGGTTTTTTCTACATCTTAACGGCGGTTCATGTTGTTCATGTGATCGGCGGAATAATTGCACTTGGGTCGATACTTCTAAATTCTTGGCTCCCGACAAGCAACGAGCAAGCGTTAATAAAACGGAAGGCTCTCGCTCAGGTAGTAGGCTGGTATTGGCATTTTATGGGTGGTCTTTGGTTGGTGTTGTTTGTTTTGCTTGGATTTTGGAAATAG
- the cyoE gene encoding protoheme IX farnesyltransferase, whose translation MREKIPAYIELTKPRIAIMLVLTSAAGFYLGTKGNFDTVLFANSLIAILLLAFGVATLNQVWEHSTDSLMDRTSARPIPTGRVTTTEAVIFGLVQCIVAEAYLFFAVNALTALLGLIVIVGYVLVYTPLKTRTSVSTAIGAIPGALPPLMGWTAAANEISIGAWALFATQFLWQFPHFLAIAWMYRDQYAKAGILMLPVVEPSGKLTGRQIVLFSLMLIPVSMAPFFFDKAGLVFLVGASILGIWFFVASVRAVLSKTNERAKGLLLVSVIYLPLLFLLMVADKR comes from the coding sequence ATGCGCGAGAAGATCCCGGCATATATTGAACTCACCAAACCTCGCATTGCAATAATGTTGGTGTTGACCTCGGCTGCGGGATTTTACCTTGGCACCAAAGGGAATTTTGACACTGTTCTATTTGCCAATTCGCTTATCGCGATATTGCTGCTTGCTTTCGGCGTCGCAACTCTCAATCAGGTTTGGGAGCATTCGACAGATTCGTTGATGGACCGCACATCAGCCAGACCGATCCCAACCGGTCGAGTCACAACTACCGAAGCTGTTATTTTCGGTCTCGTCCAATGCATCGTCGCCGAAGCCTATTTGTTTTTTGCCGTGAATGCTCTGACCGCTCTTCTTGGATTGATCGTCATCGTCGGCTACGTTCTGGTTTATACGCCTCTAAAGACACGGACTTCGGTCTCTACAGCTATTGGAGCGATTCCAGGTGCTCTACCGCCGCTAATGGGCTGGACGGCGGCCGCAAACGAGATTTCTATCGGAGCATGGGCGCTGTTCGCAACTCAGTTTCTTTGGCAGTTTCCACATTTTCTGGCGATTGCCTGGATGTATCGCGACCAATACGCGAAAGCAGGAATTCTGATGCTGCCTGTCGTAGAACCTTCTGGCAAGCTCACCGGACGTCAGATCGTTTTATTTTCTTTAATGCTCATTCCGGTAAGCATGGCGCCGTTTTTCTTTGATAAGGCCGGATTGGTCTTTCTTGTCGGAGCGAGCATTCTGGGCATTTGGTTCTTTGTGGCAAGTGTCAGGGCGGTCCTTTCCAAAACAAACGAAAGGGCAAAGGGCTTGCTCCTTGTTTCGGTGATTTATTTGCCGCTGCTTTTCTTGCTGATGGTCGCCGATAAACGCTAG
- a CDS encoding cytochrome c biogenesis protein ResB, whose amino-acid sequence MSTAEETLNPPTATQRKQAPVLNRILDFVSSVRVGVIQLCMLVVLAMAGMLIMQQNVDGFDAYYASLTPAEKTVFAALGLFDIYYSWYFKLLLLTLSLNIVLASIDHFPSAWAYIVDPKLTATRDWLLGLRSNTIIERDEVSESDAAEKIKEIFKSNGLESTVTETEIMEYGIGADGRKDFSVVNRKKTIVVFGESGKTNRLGAYIVHVALLTLFLGHFVFLVTSFDADVRMIPGSKTDSIQLIKFDLDKRERFNVQLPFSMECTDIQQRLIDEKGGIDVSNTLDWRTELKIDDPQYGVSVEEASLNKPLFYRGYRFFQAQTIPIGHARTITLDLTPQNGGVPIKANIERNGSTTLPDGTKVDFTDFEPDFTFGPDGQPDTRSGDYNNPVAVLNVTPPDGEKIRVFAFAQKLADNIPVGAPKAGYKWRLAEFEKSPMAHVLAIKYDPYNASIIAWYVGGFGLIGALMFVFFFSHKRVWAQIAKEEDGKIEIVLAGDVNRNEIAFEDKFKSLADSVSKG is encoded by the coding sequence ATGTCGACTGCTGAAGAAACCCTTAATCCGCCCACTGCTACACAGCGAAAGCAGGCGCCTGTGCTGAATCGGATATTGGATTTTGTGAGTTCTGTGCGCGTCGGCGTTATTCAGTTGTGCATGCTCGTCGTTCTAGCGATGGCAGGAATGCTGATAATGCAGCAGAACGTCGATGGTTTTGACGCCTATTACGCGTCGCTGACACCGGCTGAAAAAACTGTATTTGCCGCACTTGGACTATTTGATATCTACTATAGCTGGTACTTCAAGTTACTATTACTTACTCTTTCTCTCAATATTGTTCTTGCCTCAATAGACCATTTCCCGTCTGCATGGGCTTACATTGTTGACCCCAAATTGACTGCGACCCGCGACTGGCTTCTTGGCCTTCGATCAAACACGATCATCGAACGTGATGAAGTGAGCGAGTCCGACGCCGCGGAAAAGATTAAAGAGATCTTTAAGTCAAATGGCTTAGAATCCACGGTCACCGAAACCGAAATAATGGAGTATGGTATCGGAGCAGATGGCAGAAAAGATTTTTCAGTGGTCAACAGAAAAAAAACTATTGTTGTCTTCGGCGAATCGGGAAAGACTAATCGGCTCGGGGCATATATAGTTCACGTCGCTTTGCTCACGCTTTTTTTGGGGCACTTTGTATTCCTGGTAACCAGTTTTGATGCTGACGTCCGTATGATACCAGGATCTAAAACCGATTCCATTCAGCTGATCAAATTCGATCTCGACAAGAGAGAGCGGTTTAATGTTCAACTGCCGTTCTCGATGGAATGCACTGATATTCAGCAGAGGCTCATCGATGAAAAAGGCGGGATCGATGTATCCAATACGCTGGACTGGCGGACTGAACTTAAGATCGATGATCCACAATACGGAGTGAGTGTTGAAGAAGCGAGCCTCAATAAGCCGCTGTTCTATCGCGGGTATCGTTTTTTTCAGGCCCAAACAATTCCTATCGGGCATGCAAGAACAATAACGCTCGACCTAACTCCGCAAAACGGCGGCGTTCCGATCAAAGCAAATATCGAAAGGAACGGCTCGACGACTTTGCCGGACGGAACGAAAGTTGATTTTACCGATTTTGAACCGGACTTTACCTTTGGTCCGGATGGACAACCTGACACACGAAGCGGTGACTATAACAATCCGGTTGCTGTTCTTAATGTCACGCCACCTGATGGCGAGAAGATACGCGTATTCGCGTTCGCTCAAAAATTGGCGGATAATATTCCTGTTGGGGCACCAAAAGCAGGTTATAAATGGAGACTTGCGGAATTTGAAAAATCGCCGATGGCTCATGTACTTGCGATCAAATACGATCCGTACAATGCATCGATCATTGCGTGGTACGTAGGAGGCTTCGGATTGATCGGAGCGTTGATGTTCGTATTCTTTTTCTCTCACAAACGCGTATGGGCTCAAATTGCAAAGGAAGAAGACGGCAAGATCGAGATTGTTTTAGCTGGTGATGTTAACCGTAACGAGATCGCATTTGAGGATAAATTTAAGAGCCTTGCCGACAGTGTAAGTAAAGGCTAA
- the ccsA gene encoding cytochrome c biogenesis protein CcsA, whose product MEELDRLEKQSGWRSYVPVILVIAGAFLMLGLRMQIGERFISDGALMMLALACYILAALFQLTNLYAPSTMAEKIGFGSGALGVFFNLSSWLIRWVAAYDHEIAIMRASGNMETPWVFRYIPFANLYDLSLAFAFGAGFTTLLFAHRKNFRILAAFTLPIAALILTLARFIGDQFINLPPVLDSYWRPIHVGDASLSYGVALVCFGVAVMYLLKDGVKVEAMAIWSSIFALAVFATISKFSVFTEFVYRAGLFVPTGEGRPFASPFRLEIPFAGPTLVVAGLFLVGSIIAFMLYLYKNNEQAKTLGHYLLKLGFLAQIVSIAFLAYGIKNNSNTYERLQAQLKDDPAQYMVAARAMAEKQDMSPQERSQITPQQYEQMGRAFVQNNGSQMFTSLNANPVEFSALITALVATLFVIFFSFRTEKLRERLPSLESLDSLMYKTACLAFAGLAMLLITGAIWANESWGRPWGFDSKETGALVAWLTYAAFLHTRIARGWKGRSSAYFAIIGFLLVIFTYLGVSYLLPGLHSYA is encoded by the coding sequence ATGGAAGAGCTTGATAGATTAGAAAAACAGAGCGGATGGCGTTCGTATGTGCCGGTGATCCTTGTGATCGCAGGAGCATTTCTGATGCTCGGGCTTCGAATGCAGATCGGAGAGAGGTTTATCTCAGATGGTGCGTTAATGATGCTCGCACTCGCGTGCTACATTCTCGCGGCGCTTTTTCAATTGACAAACCTTTACGCTCCGTCAACGATGGCTGAGAAGATCGGTTTTGGCTCGGGTGCTCTTGGCGTCTTTTTTAATCTATCGAGTTGGCTGATCCGCTGGGTCGCTGCGTACGATCACGAGATCGCGATAATGCGTGCCAGCGGAAACATGGAAACGCCATGGGTCTTTCGCTATATTCCGTTTGCGAATCTTTATGATTTAAGTCTCGCTTTTGCTTTCGGCGCAGGTTTCACAACACTTCTATTCGCACATCGCAAGAATTTCCGCATCTTGGCGGCATTCACGCTACCGATCGCCGCGTTGATATTGACGCTCGCTCGTTTTATTGGCGACCAGTTTATTAATTTGCCGCCGGTCCTTGATTCGTATTGGAGGCCGATCCATGTCGGCGACGCAAGTTTGAGCTATGGCGTCGCTCTCGTTTGTTTTGGCGTGGCTGTAATGTATCTGCTCAAGGACGGCGTCAAGGTCGAGGCGATGGCTATATGGTCGAGCATATTTGCTCTGGCGGTTTTTGCGACCATCAGCAAGTTTTCCGTCTTTACTGAATTCGTTTACCGAGCCGGGCTTTTTGTTCCAACCGGCGAAGGAAGGCCATTCGCATCACCGTTCCGTCTGGAGATCCCATTTGCCGGACCGACGTTGGTGGTTGCCGGCTTGTTCTTAGTGGGTTCGATCATCGCTTTCATGCTCTATCTTTACAAGAACAATGAGCAGGCAAAAACGCTCGGCCATTATTTACTCAAGTTAGGGTTTTTAGCTCAGATTGTGTCGATCGCATTTCTGGCTTATGGCATTAAAAACAACAGCAATACGTACGAGCGGTTACAGGCTCAGTTAAAGGATGATCCCGCCCAATATATGGTCGCAGCGAGAGCGATGGCAGAAAAGCAGGACATGAGTCCGCAGGAAAGATCTCAAATTACGCCGCAGCAATATGAACAAATGGGACGTGCCTTTGTTCAAAATAACGGCAGCCAGATGTTTACGAGCCTGAATGCGAACCCTGTTGAATTTTCAGCCCTAATTACGGCGTTGGTCGCGACTCTATTTGTTATTTTCTTTAGTTTCCGCACAGAAAAACTGCGTGAGCGTCTGCCGAGTCTCGAGTCACTCGACAGCCTGATGTACAAAACAGCATGTCTCGCCTTCGCCGGTCTGGCAATGCTGCTTATTACCGGCGCCATATGGGCAAACGAATCATGGGGACGTCCGTGGGGATTTGATTCAAAAGAGACAGGAGCACTAGTTGCTTGGCTGACCTATGCTGCTTTTCTGCATACGCGAATCGCACGCGGTTGGAAAGGTCGTAGCTCGGCTTATTTTGCGATCATAGGGTTTCTGCTGGTGATATTTACTTATCTCGGCGTCAGCTATTTGCTTCCGGGACTGCATAGCTACGCGTAA
- a CDS encoding GNAT family N-acetyltransferase yields MMLWDESDEDDHKDEMVDIIEHADSQLVVVADTGDGHLAGFLEASIRAHVEDCDTENVGYLEGWYVEESSRQLGIGGRLVEYAEKWARQKGCTEMASDAEVDNTVSLEAHLRLGYAETSRLVHLRKEL; encoded by the coding sequence ATGATGCTTTGGGACGAATCAGATGAGGACGACCACAAGGACGAAATGGTCGATATCATCGAACACGCAGATTCGCAGTTGGTCGTTGTTGCCGACACCGGCGACGGACACTTAGCGGGATTTCTCGAGGCAAGCATCCGCGCACATGTCGAGGATTGCGATACGGAAAATGTCGGTTATCTCGAAGGCTGGTATGTCGAAGAAAGTTCACGGCAATTAGGCATCGGCGGCAGGCTTGTTGAATATGCCGAAAAATGGGCTCGGCAAAAAGGCTGTACGGAGATGGCCTCTGATGCAGAAGTCGATAACACCGTGAGCCTGGAGGCACATTTGCGATTGGGCTACGCCGAAACTTCGCGCCTCGTACACCTCAGAAAAGAGCTTTAA
- a CDS encoding PDZ domain-containing protein gives MSFRGKVWILVISGVIAVYAVIGGMPFVGSILTTSAQQPANDSAAQLRIVESVLNHIQNDYVDEPNMEKVRLGALRGLAGGLDPYSSFLTSDQVKAYEASKTSNKVGIGAEFSQISGFVYVISSIKGSPAEKAGIKGGDFIEYIDNKATRDISLYDARQLINGDAGTTVALRVLRAGEKPQTIKIVRGTYKIPVAESRIEAGKIGVIKVYSLEEGEGNDIRSQVSSLMKQGVQKIVLDLRGVSAGTLAEGVSVANLFIKDGDIAKVIGRENKVQTAYTAEFAKALFDGNLAVLVDIGTAGAAEVVAAAILERKRGEVIGERSFGSGTEQKLFPLSSGGGYLLTVAKWAGPSGTPLLGEERPTTGVKPSIEVKRADTPEPLDVDSLTEQQDGPNPQPSATPKPAQTKVVEDIQLKKALEVLQDKPAAAKSATAN, from the coding sequence ATGTCATTTCGCGGTAAGGTTTGGATCCTGGTCATTTCCGGCGTAATTGCCGTCTATGCGGTCATTGGCGGAATGCCGTTTGTCGGCTCCATTCTTACGACATCGGCACAGCAGCCTGCTAATGATTCGGCCGCTCAACTTCGAATTGTCGAATCCGTCCTGAATCATATCCAAAACGATTACGTCGATGAGCCTAATATGGAGAAGGTAAGGCTCGGAGCACTTCGCGGCCTGGCTGGCGGACTTGATCCGTACTCATCATTTTTGACTTCCGATCAGGTAAAGGCCTATGAAGCCAGCAAGACCTCAAACAAGGTCGGCATCGGCGCCGAATTTTCTCAGATCTCCGGCTTTGTGTATGTAATTTCGTCGATCAAAGGCTCACCTGCCGAAAAGGCCGGTATCAAGGGCGGCGATTTTATCGAATACATAGATAACAAAGCAACACGTGACATTTCGCTTTATGACGCACGCCAGTTGATCAACGGAGACGCGGGAACAACTGTTGCCTTGCGTGTTCTCCGTGCCGGTGAAAAACCACAGACGATCAAGATCGTTCGCGGCACATACAAAATTCCCGTCGCCGAATCGCGTATCGAAGCAGGCAAGATCGGCGTTATTAAGGTTTACAGCCTCGAGGAAGGCGAAGGTAACGACATTCGTTCACAGGTGTCGAGCCTGATGAAGCAAGGCGTCCAGAAGATCGTTCTCGACCTTCGCGGCGTTTCCGCCGGAACCCTTGCCGAAGGCGTTTCTGTCGCAAATCTTTTCATCAAGGACGGCGACATCGCCAAAGTGATCGGACGTGAGAACAAAGTGCAGACTGCTTACACTGCTGAGTTTGCGAAAGCTTTGTTTGATGGAAATCTTGCGGTCCTGGTCGATATTGGAACGGCCGGAGCTGCTGAAGTTGTTGCGGCAGCAATCCTCGAACGCAAACGCGGCGAGGTCATCGGTGAACGCAGTTTTGGTTCAGGCACTGAACAGAAGCTGTTTCCGCTTTCGAGCGGCGGCGGCTATCTTTTGACAGTTGCGAAGTGGGCAGGCCCAAGCGGAACACCATTGCTCGGCGAAGAACGTCCAACGACAGGCGTCAAGCCATCCATCGAGGTCAAACGTGCCGACACGCCCGAACCGCTCGACGTTGACAGCCTGACAGAACAACAGGACGGTCCAAATCCGCAGCCGAGTGCAACGCCTAAACCCGCTCAAACTAAAGTTGTAGAAGATATTCAACTCAAAAAGGCCCTCGAGGTGCTGCAGGACAAACCGGCGGCAGCGAAATCCGCAACCGCCAACTAA
- the ruvX gene encoding Holliday junction resolvase RuvX — MQQNKTTNDDGLAELFPVPATGRILAIDPGTKRCGVAVCDEMRITTRPLAVIERKSWKKLLLHIKDLVSEFDAKALVIGLPLESDGTESEMSAEARRMAKNFSLSLEIPVFLQDERVTSYEAKSRLWEQGKTLDETRKLVDSEAAAIILSDFLDSQMQKPSRQ, encoded by the coding sequence GTGCAACAAAATAAAACAACTAATGACGACGGACTTGCAGAGCTTTTTCCGGTTCCTGCAACTGGTCGAATTCTGGCCATCGATCCCGGCACAAAACGCTGCGGCGTTGCCGTCTGCGACGAAATGCGTATCACCACGCGTCCGCTCGCCGTTATTGAACGCAAAAGCTGGAAAAAGCTGCTCTTGCATATCAAAGATCTCGTCTCCGAATTTGATGCCAAAGCCCTCGTGATAGGTTTGCCACTCGAATCGGACGGCACCGAAAGTGAAATGTCCGCCGAAGCCCGCCGAATGGCCAAAAACTTCTCACTCTCGCTCGAAATTCCCGTCTTTCTCCAAGACGAACGCGTCACATCCTACGAAGCAAAATCCCGCCTCTGGGAACAAGGCAAAACCCTTGATGAAACACGCAAACTAGTCGACAGCGAAGCCGCCGCGATCATCCTCAGCGATTTCCTTGATTCCCAGATGCAAAAGCCCTCGCGTCAGTAA